One genomic segment of Hordeum vulgare subsp. vulgare chromosome 2H, MorexV3_pseudomolecules_assembly, whole genome shotgun sequence includes these proteins:
- the LOC123426304 gene encoding homeobox protein knotted-1-like 12, with protein MDRSSFGNLAAGGGGSSSSKSSPSFLQLQPLSTTTVAAGPGPMGGTYYGTPLALHQGAAAAGSSQSPYQFHHHKSSVGEISQAEAEAIKTKIMAHPQYTALLVAYLDCQKVGAPPDVLERLTAMAAKLDAHTPGRLHEARDPELDQFMEAYCNMLAKYREELTRPIEEAMEFLKRVEAQLDSITGGGHGSAPLSLAAGKYEGVGSSEDDMDASGRENEPPEIDPRAEDKDLKYQLLKKYSGYLSSLRQEFSKKKKKGKLPKEARQKLLHWWELHYKWPYPSETEKIALAESTGLDQKQINNWFINQRKRHWKPSEDMPFVMMEGFHPQNAAALYMDGQFMADGMYRLGS; from the exons ATGGATCGGAGCAGCTTTGGGAATCTCGCAGCTGGAGGAGGGGGCAGCAGCAGCTCGAAGTCTTCTCCGTCCTTCCTGCAGCTCCAGCCACTGTCCACAACGACGGTGGCTGCGGGGCCAGGGCCGATGGGCGGAACGTACTACGGCACGCCGCTCGCGTTGCACCAGGGCGCCGCAGCCGCCGGGTCGTCGCAGTCGCCATACCAGTTCCACCACCACAAGAGCAGTGTCGGGGAGATCTcgcaggcggaggctgaggccatTAAGACCAAGATCATGGCGCATCCCCAGTACACCGCTCTCCTCGTCGCCTACCTTGACTGCCAGAAA GTCGGTGCGCCGCCGGACGTGCTGGAGCGGCTGACGGCCATGGCAGCGAAGCTTGACGCCCACACGCCGGGCCGGCTGCACGAGGCTCGTGACCCGGAGCTCGACCAGTTCATG GAGGCGTACTGCAACATGCTGGCCAAGTACAGGGAGGAACTGACGCGGCCAATCGAGGAGGCCATGGAGTTCCTCAAGCGAGTGGAGGCGCAGCTCGACTCCATCACCGGCGGTGGCCATGGCTCCGCGCCCCTCTCCCTTGCCG CTGGCAAATATGAAGGTGTTGGCTCTTCTGAGGACGACATGGACGCTAGCGGGCGCGAAAATGAGCCGCCAGAGATAGACCCACGCGCCGAGGACAAGGACCTCAAGTACCAGCTTCTGAAGAAGTACAGTGGCTACCTGAGCAGCCTCCGGCAAGAGttctccaagaagaagaagaaagggaagCTCCCAAAGGAGGCCAGGCAGAAGCTACTTCACTGGTGGGAGCTGCACTACAAATGGCCTTACCCCTCA GAGACAGAAAAGATCGCGCTTGCGGAATCGACGGGGCTAGACCAGAAACAGATCAACAACTGGTTCATTAACCAAAGGAAACGGCATTGGAAACCGTCCGAGGACATGCCGTTCGTCATGATGGAAGGATTCCACCCACAGAATGCCGCAGCCCTATACATGGACGGTCAGTTCATGGCTGACGGCATGTACCGCCTCGGTTCATGA